A portion of the Myxococcales bacterium genome contains these proteins:
- a CDS encoding CBS domain-containing protein: protein MNLTRVLHEMLEGRHDGKKLASDVMTAPLITVQHSATVHETLCSIEANKIRHIAVLGANGEIAGIITQTELLHALPWDLELERAQQKLDLINLVQRSQI from the coding sequence GTGAATCTCACCCGCGTGTTGCACGAAATGCTCGAAGGACGCCACGACGGAAAGAAGCTCGCCTCGGATGTAATGACAGCACCGCTCATCACCGTACAACACAGCGCAACAGTCCACGAAACGCTGTGCTCAATCGAAGCCAACAAGATTCGCCACATCGCCGTATTGGGTGCGAACGGCGAGATTGCTGGCATCATCACCCAGACCGAGTTGCTGCACGCCCTCCCCTGGGATCTCGAACTCGAGCGCGCCCAGCAGAAGCTCGATCTGATCAATCTCGTGCAGAGAAGTCAGATCTAG
- a CDS encoding SH3 domain-containing protein — MTRSAIRAHQLAAHSQMTFTAAMPRRRRPILRALACTAATALASIAIVSPIQAQEGQPGYVDTTALNLRVDAGTKSAIVGILLKYDAVTVLGKKQIGRSTWYEIEASGGYTNGYVSARYIQFGPTPEGAIEEEILDYGAKETPTLMRGAFKYVGPGACAECHEDSTGKFPDGASTVWSHTVHSAAYKTLSKDYTIEISRRKRNIDDPANDWRCVKCHVTAFGADPSQLGPGYSHQNGVSCEVCHGPGGSYADADHGPDNPNRADLGFRILNNLTERREVCTSCHNAASPTYKPFNLREFSRSIAHWIDPGDRFYYQDAVTEAKRRQGRVAVKQAERVQALIPDTSAADAEKAKRDAAAAEVAAKKRDDERKARDAAAAEADEAERARLEKEQAVADRQAAKEARLAAQEAKRAAAAKAAVQAETKRKLEIEDRKARAAERKAAEEALAAEAAAQAEQELKAAAARKKFEEQARAAAKNSTGVDSFLEDVDDVISLNTAGKKYLPVEFPHLAHASKQYLPNGACRDCHHTQEGDEAPEACSTCHEIDGDADEDKQKTRAVHTKNKGFPRTGDQEQTSCVGCHKSQNALLTAGQRTGEPAPTKCTACHKRKR; from the coding sequence ATGACTCGGTCGGCCATCCGTGCACATCAATTGGCAGCGCACTCGCAGATGACTTTTACAGCCGCGATGCCGAGGCGCCGTCGCCCGATCCTTCGCGCGCTTGCATGCACGGCCGCCACGGCACTGGCAAGCATCGCCATCGTCTCTCCGATCCAGGCCCAAGAGGGGCAGCCCGGCTATGTCGATACCACCGCACTCAATCTTCGCGTCGATGCGGGGACCAAGTCCGCAATCGTCGGCATCCTGCTCAAATACGACGCCGTCACCGTACTCGGCAAAAAACAAATTGGCCGGTCGACCTGGTACGAAATTGAAGCCTCCGGCGGTTACACCAACGGCTATGTCTCGGCGCGCTACATCCAATTTGGACCCACCCCCGAAGGAGCCATCGAGGAAGAAATCCTCGACTACGGAGCCAAAGAAACCCCCACGCTGATGCGCGGCGCATTCAAGTACGTCGGACCCGGTGCATGTGCTGAGTGCCACGAAGATTCCACCGGCAAGTTCCCCGACGGGGCGTCGACGGTGTGGAGCCACACCGTCCATTCTGCTGCATACAAGACCCTCAGCAAGGACTACACGATCGAGATTTCCAGGCGCAAGCGCAACATCGACGATCCAGCTAACGATTGGCGCTGCGTGAAATGTCACGTCACCGCATTTGGAGCAGATCCAAGTCAACTCGGCCCGGGCTACTCTCACCAGAACGGCGTGAGCTGTGAAGTTTGCCACGGCCCGGGCGGTTCCTACGCGGATGCGGACCACGGCCCGGACAACCCCAACCGCGCCGACCTCGGCTTTCGTATTCTCAACAACCTGACCGAACGGCGCGAGGTCTGCACCAGTTGCCACAACGCGGCCAGCCCGACCTACAAGCCATTCAATCTGCGCGAGTTCTCCCGTTCCATCGCGCATTGGATCGACCCCGGTGACCGGTTCTATTACCAGGATGCAGTCACCGAAGCGAAGCGCCGCCAGGGCCGAGTCGCGGTCAAGCAGGCCGAGCGTGTCCAGGCCCTGATTCCCGACACCTCGGCGGCCGACGCCGAGAAAGCCAAACGCGATGCGGCTGCAGCCGAAGTGGCAGCAAAGAAGCGCGACGACGAACGCAAGGCTCGCGACGCGGCGGCGGCAGAGGCCGACGAAGCCGAACGCGCCCGTCTCGAGAAGGAGCAGGCGGTCGCTGATAGACAGGCCGCCAAAGAGGCGAGACTGGCGGCGCAGGAGGCAAAGCGCGCCGCGGCCGCAAAGGCAGCGGTTCAAGCCGAGACAAAGAGGAAGCTGGAAATCGAAGACCGCAAGGCCCGTGCCGCGGAGCGCAAGGCGGCTGAAGAGGCCCTCGCAGCCGAGGCGGCAGCCCAGGCCGAGCAGGAACTCAAGGCAGCCGCAGCGCGCAAGAAGTTCGAGGAACAAGCTCGCGCTGCTGCCAAGAACTCAACCGGCGTAGATTCCTTTCTCGAAGATGTGGATGACGTCATTTCCCTCAACACCGCGGGCAAGAAGTACCTGCCGGTCGAGTTCCCTCATCTCGCCCATGCCTCAAAGCAGTATCTGCCCAACGGCGCCTGCAGGGATTGTCACCACACTCAGGAAGGCGATGAAGCCCCCGAGGCGTGCAGCACCTGCCACGAAATCGACGGTGACGCCGACGAAGACAAGCAGAAGACTCGAGCGGTACACACCAAGAACAAGGGCTTCCCGCGCACGGGTGACCAGGAGCAGACCAGCTGCGTTGGCTGTCACAAGAGCCAGAATGCCCTGCTCACCGCTGGCCAGCGCACTGGAGAACCGGCACCCACAAAGTGCACGGCCTGTCATAAGCGCAAACGCTAG